From one Xylanivirga thermophila genomic stretch:
- the aroF gene encoding 3-deoxy-7-phosphoheptulonate synthase codes for MVIVMKSTATKEDIKQIERLLERLDLGAHISTGMERTIIGVIGDKRLLEGVPLELMSGVDKLVPIVEPYKLASRTFQPESSIIRIGNSSIGGEKLAVIAGPCAVEGEEQIIEIAKYLKSMGVEFIRGGAYKPRTSPYSFQGLEEEGFKLLAQAREETGLLVVSEVISTEFLDQAAKYIDVIQIGARNMQNFQLLREVGRLKKPVVLKRGLASTIEEWLNAAEYIMKEGNYNIILCERGIRTFETYTRNTLDLSSVPVVKELSHLPIIVDPSHGTGRSSLVRPMSRAAIGAGADGLMIEMHPNPKLALSDGPQSLDFKEFGLLMEDIKRISQVVGREM; via the coding sequence ATGGTAATTGTAATGAAATCAACAGCCACAAAGGAAGATATAAAGCAGATAGAGAGGTTGCTTGAAAGATTGGATCTAGGCGCCCATATTTCCACTGGAATGGAGCGCACCATAATAGGGGTAATAGGTGACAAACGCCTATTAGAAGGTGTGCCTTTAGAACTTATGTCGGGTGTTGATAAGCTGGTGCCGATAGTAGAACCGTATAAGCTGGCCAGCAGGACTTTTCAACCTGAGTCTTCGATAATAAGGATAGGTAATTCAAGTATTGGCGGTGAGAAGCTTGCTGTTATTGCAGGCCCATGTGCAGTAGAAGGTGAAGAACAGATAATAGAAATAGCCAAATATCTTAAATCCATGGGGGTAGAATTTATAAGGGGCGGTGCATACAAGCCCCGCACATCGCCCTATTCATTTCAGGGCTTGGAAGAGGAAGGTTTTAAATTGTTAGCTCAGGCTAGGGAGGAAACGGGGCTTTTAGTGGTGTCTGAGGTTATATCCACTGAATTTTTGGATCAGGCTGCAAAATATATAGATGTTATACAGATAGGTGCTAGAAATATGCAGAATTTTCAGCTGCTTCGCGAGGTAGGAAGGCTGAAAAAACCCGTAGTATTAAAGCGTGGTCTTGCATCTACCATAGAAGAATGGTTAAACGCAGCAGAGTATATCATGAAGGAAGGGAATTATAATATAATTCTTTGTGAACGGGGTATACGGACATTTGAGACATATACAAGAAATACGCTGGATTTAAGCAGTGTACCGGTTGTAAAGGAGCTTAGCCATTTACCCATTATAGTGGATCCAAGCCATGGCACTGGAAGGAGCAGCCTAGTTCGTCCAATGAGTCGGGCGGCCATAGGGGCGGGAGCTGATGGCCTTATGATAGAGATGCATCCTAATCCTAAGTTGGCATTGTCCGATGGACCCCAGTCCTTGGATTTTAAAGAATTTGGTCTGCTGATGGAGGATATAAAAAGAATATCCCAGGTAGTGGGGCGGGAGATGTAG
- a CDS encoding prephenate dehydrogenase: MDIQNIGIIGLGVIGGSLAKAIKRSSPLTFIKAMDMDAKAISSALEHGVIDESCDKFEDIARGCQFIFLCVPVNSIKDILYGIRDYISPSTIVTDVCSIKVDVMSLAERILPDTVYFIGGHPMAGMEGSGYQYSMAHLFENAFYVLTVPQDAPIDVTKDMINVVSIIGAFPLVMDADTHDEIVGAISHLPHVVAAALVNTVAQLNDPSKFKEKLAAGGFRDITRIASSNTRMWTSISISNREKLLELILSMIDNLEEFYDFLYSGESQKVERLFKRAKDYRDELPSIQNRISIPYHELYVDIEDRPGTIGDVTSLLGRYNINIKNVSIIHSREEDPGCLILSLFDNTHVDEALSILIEKGYRAYRR, translated from the coding sequence ATGGATATACAAAATATAGGCATTATAGGTCTCGGGGTTATAGGCGGTTCTTTGGCTAAAGCCATAAAGCGCTCTAGCCCTTTAACTTTCATAAAGGCTATGGATATGGATGCAAAAGCAATATCATCCGCCTTGGAGCATGGAGTCATAGATGAATCCTGTGACAAGTTTGAGGATATTGCTAGAGGATGTCAATTTATATTTCTATGTGTACCTGTAAACAGCATAAAGGATATATTATATGGCATAAGAGATTATATTTCTCCATCTACCATAGTGACCGATGTATGTAGCATTAAGGTGGATGTAATGTCATTAGCAGAGCGAATTTTGCCCGATACTGTATACTTTATAGGGGGGCATCCCATGGCAGGCATGGAAGGGTCTGGATATCAATATAGCATGGCCCACCTATTTGAAAATGCATTTTATGTACTCACTGTGCCACAAGATGCCCCCATTGATGTGACAAAGGATATGATTAATGTAGTATCCATTATAGGGGCATTTCCACTTGTAATGGATGCTGATACCCATGATGAGATAGTAGGTGCGATAAGCCATCTCCCCCATGTGGTTGCAGCGGCACTCGTAAATACAGTAGCTCAATTAAATGATCCATCTAAGTTTAAGGAAAAACTGGCAGCAGGGGGTTTTAGGGATATAACACGTATTGCATCTTCTAATACTCGAATGTGGACTAGTATAAGCATATCAAATAGGGAAAAGCTATTGGAACTGATATTATCCATGATAGACAATCTTGAGGAATTTTATGATTTTCTCTATAGCGGAGAGTCTCAAAAGGTAGAACGGCTTTTTAAAAGGGCAAAGGATTATAGAGATGAACTACCATCTATTCAAAACAGGATTTCCATACCATATCATGAATTGTATGTAGATATTGAAGATAGACCGGGTACTATAGGAGATGTGACGTCCCTATTGGGGCGATATAATATTAATATAAAAAATGTGAGTATTATACACAGCAGGGAAGAAGATCCAGGGTGTTTGATATTATCATTATTCGATAACACCCATGTAGACGAGGCCTTGTCGATTCTTATAGAGAAAGGTTATAGGGCATATAGACGATAA
- a CDS encoding ABC transporter permease — protein MKNYKEITGRYLNVQKKRTILTAIGIILSVALITAIGTMLVSMQNAMIQDEIDNKGDYHAILCNVPGDKIDNLKKHVKIEKAGVFRDDGFGVLQKMPEEQMEEYKHLPPYRYIAISAYDRDNFNIKPIKLKEGRLPQTEGEIALDYWTLEYLPNQPKVGDKIHLTTGIRIDKQENHVLTKREKSENEVFEKTSEKDYVIVGLIEPNTMGGYFEIGDGITYLDNTSISPNESYNINIKLNSVKKAHDTVNSIADDIGLVDESNIDFNENLLRLSAQSISPSLNSSLMSILAFIILLIIVATIAVIYNSFNISVLERVSQFGMLRCVGASPGQIREIILREALILSIISIPIGLVCGVFAMQVVVYIISRFQFDIFKHLVIVLSPPVFIISSILGLITVYLSVRGPANQAAKVSPLDAVRNTGNFKKENFDKVKKAPVSRWLFGIEGEIAYKNLRRNKKRFNITVFSMIISIILYIVFSSFVNFAFSMDAVDLDKKIDFSVWGKRSGVFSQENYETIKNLSGVDKVYKYRNTTSTLLIPEDKITARFKELQPEHLSEKENGAVKLYNNAIISYGDENFDELKPYLKEGRIDIDALNKENGVLIVETSRVWVNDTKDALIDIVDYNVGDTIKITTDYDSDNPEYKTIKVAGILKQGLLNDKYNLNSAVNIITTEKVLQDVTGSDKYGQIYITLKEGSSKDAVAQYLKDYKEKELSIEYIDYAEQAKRDKNAAITMSIFLYGFVAVITLIGCLNIINTISTNLLLRTKELAVLKATGMTQGGIKKMVCLESIFYGIISAVYGSILGTGLSYILYTLFIGIREFAWVIPWKHIIISVLGATTIALLAGFAPLRKIGKGNIIESIRMEQ, from the coding sequence ATGAAAAATTACAAAGAAATAACAGGAAGATATTTAAATGTACAAAAAAAACGTACCATATTAACTGCTATAGGCATAATACTTTCAGTAGCCCTTATAACTGCCATAGGTACCATGCTTGTAAGTATGCAAAATGCCATGATACAAGATGAAATAGATAATAAAGGGGATTATCATGCCATTTTATGTAATGTTCCCGGTGATAAGATAGATAATCTTAAAAAGCATGTGAAAATAGAAAAGGCGGGAGTATTCCGAGATGATGGATTTGGCGTTCTACAAAAGATGCCTGAGGAACAAATGGAAGAATATAAACACTTGCCACCTTATAGATATATTGCCATCTCTGCATATGACAGGGATAATTTTAATATAAAACCCATAAAGCTTAAGGAAGGCCGACTGCCACAGACTGAAGGCGAAATAGCCCTAGATTATTGGACACTTGAGTATCTACCTAATCAGCCTAAAGTAGGAGATAAGATACACCTTACTACAGGAATTAGAATAGATAAACAAGAAAACCATGTGCTTACTAAAAGAGAAAAAAGTGAAAATGAAGTGTTTGAAAAAACTTCTGAAAAGGATTACGTTATAGTAGGACTTATAGAGCCTAATACTATGGGAGGATATTTTGAAATAGGTGATGGCATTACCTATCTTGATAATACTTCCATATCTCCTAATGAAAGTTATAATATAAATATAAAACTTAACTCTGTAAAAAAGGCCCACGATACTGTAAATAGCATCGCTGATGATATAGGGCTTGTTGACGAATCCAATATAGATTTTAATGAAAATCTGCTTAGATTATCTGCACAGAGCATAAGTCCCTCATTAAATAGTAGCCTCATGTCCATACTGGCATTCATAATACTGCTCATAATAGTAGCCACAATAGCCGTAATATACAATTCATTTAATATTTCGGTATTGGAGAGAGTATCCCAGTTTGGTATGTTAAGATGTGTAGGCGCATCCCCTGGGCAGATTAGGGAGATAATACTAAGGGAGGCGCTAATATTAAGCATTATAAGTATTCCAATAGGCTTGGTCTGTGGAGTATTTGCCATGCAGGTAGTAGTTTATATTATAAGCCGCTTCCAGTTTGATATTTTTAAACATCTAGTAATAGTACTCTCTCCCCCCGTATTCATAATAAGTAGTATTTTAGGGCTTATAACCGTATATTTATCAGTTCGAGGACCAGCAAACCAAGCTGCCAAAGTCTCTCCCCTGGATGCAGTAAGAAATACTGGCAACTTTAAAAAGGAAAACTTCGACAAGGTTAAAAAAGCTCCCGTCTCCAGATGGTTATTTGGCATAGAAGGAGAAATTGCCTATAAAAATCTAAGGCGGAATAAAAAGCGCTTTAATATCACTGTATTTTCCATGATAATAAGTATCATACTCTATATAGTGTTCTCAAGCTTTGTAAACTTTGCCTTTAGTATGGATGCAGTTGATCTGGATAAAAAAATAGATTTTTCGGTTTGGGGGAAAAGATCAGGCGTATTTTCTCAAGAAAATTACGAAACAATCAAAAACTTATCCGGAGTAGACAAGGTATATAAGTACAGAAACACTACTAGTACCTTATTAATACCGGAAGATAAAATTACTGCTAGGTTTAAAGAACTACAGCCTGAACATTTATCTGAAAAGGAAAATGGAGCTGTAAAACTCTATAATAACGCAATAATATCCTATGGTGATGAAAATTTTGATGAGTTAAAACCCTACTTAAAAGAGGGCAGGATAGATATAGATGCACTGAATAAAGAAAACGGGGTACTAATTGTGGAAACCTCCAGGGTATGGGTAAATGATACAAAGGATGCACTAATTGATATAGTAGACTATAATGTAGGTGATACAATAAAGATAACCACTGATTATGACAGTGATAATCCAGAATATAAGACTATAAAGGTTGCAGGTATCTTAAAACAAGGTCTGCTAAACGACAAATATAATCTAAACAGCGCAGTAAATATTATAACTACGGAAAAAGTACTGCAAGATGTGACAGGGTCGGATAAATATGGACAGATTTATATAACCCTTAAAGAAGGTAGCTCTAAAGATGCAGTGGCACAATACCTAAAGGATTATAAGGAAAAAGAACTTAGTATTGAGTATATCGACTATGCCGAGCAAGCAAAACGGGATAAAAATGCTGCCATAACCATGAGCATATTTCTCTATGGCTTTGTAGCAGTTATCACCCTTATAGGATGCCTAAATATAATAAATACCATAAGCACAAATCTCCTATTACGCACCAAAGAATTGGCAGTATTAAAAGCCACTGGTATGACTCAGGGAGGAATAAAAAAAATGGTATGCCTTGAAAGCATATTTTATGGTATAATATCTGCTGTATATGGCAGTATTTTAGGTACAGGACTGTCGTATATATTGTATACTCTGTTTATTGGCATAAGGGAATTTGCTTGGGTAATTCCCTGGAAACATATCATTATATCAGTGCTAGGCGCTACGACTATTGCACTTTTGGCAGGATTTGCCCCTTTACGAAAGATAGGTAAAGGCAATATAATAGAGAGTATACGTATGGAACAATAA
- a CDS encoding ABC transporter ATP-binding protein: MEMLKTIDLCKSYGSGATKVDALKNVNISIDEGEFVAIVGASGSGKSTLLHLLGGVDRPTSGKVIVDGMDIYNLNEKQLAIFRRRKVGFIFQFYNLIPVLTAEENILLPLLLDNKRVDRKYLNELMDILGLKNRKNHLPSELSGGQQQRVSIGRALAYNPSIILADEPTGNLDSKNSREIIDLLKISVQRYHQTLIIITHDLDIASQADRIITIEDGMIVGDEVMAV; this comes from the coding sequence ATGGAAATGTTAAAAACTATAGATCTTTGCAAAAGCTATGGGAGCGGTGCTACCAAGGTAGACGCCCTTAAAAATGTCAATATCTCCATAGACGAAGGAGAATTCGTAGCCATAGTAGGTGCTAGCGGATCGGGTAAAAGTACACTTCTGCACCTCTTAGGTGGTGTAGATAGACCTACATCTGGTAAAGTAATAGTAGATGGCATGGATATATATAATCTAAATGAAAAGCAGTTGGCAATATTCAGACGCCGAAAAGTAGGATTTATATTTCAATTCTATAATTTAATACCTGTGCTTACAGCGGAGGAAAATATACTACTACCCCTACTCCTTGATAATAAAAGGGTAGATCGAAAATATCTAAATGAACTTATGGATATATTAGGACTCAAGAATAGAAAAAACCATCTACCATCGGAATTATCCGGGGGACAACAGCAGAGGGTATCCATAGGAAGGGCATTAGCCTATAATCCTTCCATAATACTAGCAGATGAGCCTACAGGCAATCTGGACAGTAAAAACAGCAGAGAAATAATAGATCTTTTGAAGATATCAGTACAGAGATATCACCAAACGCTTATAATAATAACCCATGACCTTGATATAGCATCCCAGGCCGACAGGATAATCACCATAGAAGACGGTATGATAGTAGGTGATGAGGTGATGGCAGTATGA
- a CDS encoding HAMP domain-containing sensor histidine kinase, translating into MGSGYNGGLDMYELFKNPEFRSTITMLLLCQIIFAIILFSFTMVWLNRINEAIVEQNAALTGQILSKYPQFEDEIMPVILKGPNNTEISKGQEILKRYGYNKNMGIGNQPLLKGIYLNIQIKVLLIAIIYFIPIFFLISREHKHLYSKIQNISHAAEQVVKGDFSLILPEDEQGEIGILNHQFNQMANRIKLGIEQLSNEKIFLKNIISDISHQLKTPLSSLIMFNELMLEDRDMDDDVGEVFLKKSKTQLERMEWLTISLLKVARLEAGAIQFKRECIYLIEPVDIAIATLNPKVESKHQLITLDGEIKKAQFLGDRDWTAEAIINILKNCIEHTEYGGNILISIEETPIFSRIIIKDSGEGIDRKDLPHIFERFYKGTSTVKTESVGIGLALSKLIIESQGGTISVKSKKHEGTKFTITFLKGII; encoded by the coding sequence ATGGGATCAGGATATAATGGGGGATTAGATATGTATGAATTGTTTAAAAATCCTGAATTTAGATCAACTATCACAATGCTTTTATTATGCCAGATAATATTTGCAATTATTCTGTTTTCATTTACTATGGTTTGGTTAAACAGAATAAATGAAGCTATTGTAGAACAAAACGCGGCACTTACAGGGCAGATACTGAGTAAATATCCACAATTTGAAGATGAAATTATGCCCGTCATACTAAAGGGCCCTAACAATACGGAGATAAGCAAGGGACAAGAAATACTAAAGCGTTATGGATACAATAAGAACATGGGCATAGGAAATCAACCCTTACTCAAGGGAATATATCTTAATATCCAGATAAAAGTGCTCCTTATAGCCATTATATACTTTATTCCAATATTTTTTTTAATATCTAGAGAACATAAACATCTATATTCAAAGATTCAAAATATCTCACATGCTGCTGAACAGGTAGTAAAGGGCGATTTTTCCCTCATATTGCCCGAAGATGAACAGGGGGAGATAGGTATACTAAACCACCAGTTCAATCAAATGGCAAACAGAATAAAGCTTGGTATTGAGCAGCTGAGTAATGAAAAGATATTCCTCAAAAATATAATATCTGACATATCCCATCAGCTTAAAACACCATTATCATCACTAATTATGTTTAATGAACTTATGTTAGAGGATAGGGATATGGATGATGATGTAGGGGAAGTATTCCTTAAAAAAAGTAAGACTCAGCTTGAAAGAATGGAATGGCTTACCATCAGCCTTCTAAAGGTGGCTCGATTGGAGGCGGGAGCTATACAGTTTAAAAGGGAATGTATATATCTTATAGAGCCGGTGGATATAGCCATTGCCACTTTAAACCCTAAAGTCGAATCCAAGCACCAACTTATTACATTAGATGGTGAAATAAAAAAGGCGCAATTTTTAGGTGACAGAGACTGGACAGCCGAGGCCATTATAAATATACTTAAAAACTGCATTGAGCATACAGAATATGGAGGAAATATACTGATCTCAATAGAAGAAACCCCCATCTTCAGCAGGATAATAATAAAAGATAGTGGTGAAGGCATAGATAGAAAAGATCTGCCCCATATATTTGAGCGATTTTATAAGGGAACTAGCACAGTTAAAACTGAAAGCGTTGGTATTGGACTAGCCCTTAGCAAACTTATAATAGAATCCCAGGGAGGCACCATATCGGTAAAAAGTAAGAAACATGAAGGAACAAAATTCACCATAACGTTCTTGAAGGGTATAATTTAA
- a CDS encoding response regulator transcription factor, which translates to MYNILLVEDDTALAMGIEYTLKNENFAVDTANSINSAQGAIANKKYDLIILDVMLPDGSGYDLCQKIRAKLNTPIIFLTACDEEVNVVLGLDMGGDDYITKPFRVRELVSRIKAVLRRHNIPTVKQANKITSGNIKIQPMESRVKKNGKDISLTPAEYKLLLIFINHPKQVLTRDILIQTLWDIDESFVDDNTLSVYIRRLREKLEDDPAYPRYIITVRGFGYRWDQDIMGD; encoded by the coding sequence ATGTACAACATTCTTCTAGTAGAAGACGATACTGCCCTAGCCATGGGCATAGAATATACACTCAAAAACGAAAATTTTGCAGTTGATACAGCCAATAGTATAAACTCTGCCCAAGGAGCTATTGCCAACAAAAAATACGACCTTATAATACTCGATGTCATGCTGCCAGATGGCAGTGGATATGACCTTTGCCAAAAGATAAGGGCTAAATTGAATACCCCAATAATATTTTTAACAGCCTGTGATGAAGAAGTAAATGTGGTATTGGGTCTTGATATGGGCGGAGATGATTATATCACAAAGCCCTTTAGGGTAAGGGAATTGGTATCCCGTATAAAGGCAGTATTAAGGCGCCATAATATCCCAACCGTAAAACAAGCCAATAAGATTACATCTGGAAATATAAAAATACAACCCATGGAAAGCAGAGTGAAAAAAAACGGCAAAGATATTTCCTTAACCCCGGCAGAATATAAACTGCTCCTCATATTTATAAATCATCCAAAGCAGGTATTGACCCGGGATATACTCATCCAAACTTTATGGGATATAGACGAATCCTTTGTAGACGATAACACACTATCAGTATATATAAGAAGGCTAAGAGAAAAATTAGAAGATGACCCTGCATATCCCCGATATATAATCACTGTAAGGGGATTTGGCTACCGATGGGATCAGGATATAATGGGGGATTAG
- a CDS encoding glycoside hydrolase family 16 protein, which translates to MHKKFFKSILIIIPFLIIIVAFSASKRANSIGVLDETYAFRAISPVQDDEYVDPSTCEFKWEEVKDAKKYRLVISEDEDLKKVVFDDFVEQSNKTVKGLKPATTYYWKITAILTDVKGKEKNMDNKDGIRMFKTGLNNVSDKEMTPQMIREKWNLTFEDDFDGDKIDDSKWSHCPEWERKDGFWSNEDAYLDGEGNLIIRVDERDGKYYSGAIRSMDKFEQKQGFFEIRCKLQTQEGFWGAFWLMSPTVAEVGDEGRDGTEIDIMESAYLKSSKICQALHWDGYEDDHKSDSNIPYIPYIYEGYHTFAVNWTEYEYVFYVDDQPTWITSAGGVSQVPAYLKITAEVGDWAGDIKNAKLPDYLVVDYVRVYQKPGNK; encoded by the coding sequence ATGCATAAAAAATTTTTTAAGTCTATATTAATTATTATTCCTTTTTTGATTATTATAGTTGCTTTTTCTGCATCCAAAAGGGCCAATTCTATTGGCGTGTTAGATGAAACATATGCCTTTAGAGCTATTTCACCTGTACAAGATGATGAATATGTGGATCCGTCAACTTGTGAATTTAAATGGGAAGAAGTTAAAGACGCAAAAAAATATCGTCTTGTTATATCAGAAGATGAGGACTTAAAAAAAGTTGTTTTTGATGATTTTGTAGAACAATCTAACAAAACCGTTAAAGGGCTTAAACCTGCAACCACTTATTATTGGAAGATTACAGCCATATTGACTGATGTCAAGGGAAAGGAAAAAAACATGGATAATAAAGATGGAATAAGAATGTTTAAAACCGGTTTGAATAATGTTAGTGATAAAGAGATGACACCCCAAATGATAAGGGAAAAATGGAATCTTACATTTGAAGACGATTTTGATGGGGATAAAATTGATGACAGTAAGTGGAGTCATTGCCCTGAATGGGAGCGCAAGGATGGATTTTGGTCCAATGAAGATGCATATTTGGATGGAGAGGGAAATCTCATCATTCGAGTGGATGAGAGGGATGGTAAGTATTATTCCGGAGCCATTCGCTCGATGGATAAATTTGAACAAAAGCAAGGCTTTTTTGAAATACGATGTAAACTACAAACTCAAGAGGGTTTTTGGGGTGCTTTTTGGCTCATGTCTCCTACGGTAGCAGAGGTAGGGGATGAAGGAAGGGACGGAACGGAGATTGATATTATGGAGTCTGCATATTTAAAAAGCAGTAAAATATGTCAGGCATTGCACTGGGATGGTTATGAAGATGATCATAAATCCGATTCCAACATTCCTTATATACCGTATATATATGAGGGGTATCATACATTTGCTGTAAATTGGACTGAATATGAATATGTGTTTTATGTGGATGATCAGCCTACTTGGATAACTTCTGCCGGAGGTGTATCACAGGTACCTGCCTATCTAAAGATTACTGCGGAAGTTGGTGATTGGGCGGGAGATATAAAAAATGCAAAACTTCCTGATTATCTAGTAGTAGATTATGTTCGTGTCTATCAGAAACCAGGGAATAAATAG
- a CDS encoding polysaccharide deacetylase family protein, which produces MIKYKNKLFYICFALLILSGCQYQALDRPKAPISRAPTIEDKNTNNITDIQVQEPPIDLDEKTQLSLKSFREKAKELSDKFKDAFYICTPATQKVISLTFDDGPDAKTTPKILDILDNFDVKATFFAVGQNLDRYPEIGERIIQEGHQLSNHTYSHPRPLSIDAKELFKEIEKTQKLIDGIDGRPKPKYFRPPYGLVSDEQMELLKKEDYKVIAWSIDSLDWYTEDKEDIENCVVNTIHPGAVILMHSAGGQDNRKATVDILPSIITRLKNLGYEFVTVDKLINQTK; this is translated from the coding sequence ATGATAAAATATAAAAATAAGTTGTTCTATATATGCTTTGCCCTGCTGATACTATCGGGATGTCAGTATCAAGCTTTAGATAGACCTAAAGCACCTATTTCACGAGCTCCAACAATAGAAGATAAAAATACTAATAATATTACAGATATACAGGTGCAGGAACCCCCTATAGATTTAGACGAAAAAACGCAGCTATCCCTGAAGAGCTTTAGGGAAAAAGCAAAAGAATTATCTGATAAATTCAAAGACGCCTTTTATATATGCACTCCCGCCACCCAAAAGGTCATATCTTTGACCTTTGATGACGGTCCAGATGCTAAAACTACGCCTAAAATCCTAGATATACTTGATAATTTTGATGTTAAAGCTACATTTTTTGCAGTAGGCCAAAATCTAGATAGATATCCTGAGATAGGTGAAAGGATTATACAGGAAGGACATCAATTATCCAATCACACCTATAGCCATCCTAGACCACTGTCAATCGATGCCAAAGAACTTTTTAAGGAGATAGAAAAGACCCAAAAACTCATAGACGGCATAGATGGGAGGCCAAAACCAAAATATTTTCGGCCTCCTTATGGACTGGTATCCGATGAACAGATGGAATTACTAAAAAAAGAAGATTATAAGGTTATAGCGTGGAGTATAGATTCACTTGACTGGTATACCGAGGATAAAGAAGACATAGAAAACTGTGTTGTAAATACCATACACCCTGGTGCCGTAATACTCATGCATTCAGCAGGAGGGCAGGATAATCGAAAAGCTACAGTGGATATCCTGCCCTCCATCATAACTAGGTTAAAAAACTTGGGGTATGAATTTGTTACAGTTGATAAACTTATAAATCAAACAAAATAA
- a CDS encoding LacI family DNA-binding transcriptional regulator, producing the protein MKKVTMQDIADMLNISRVTVSKVLNNQSGVSKKLRDQVLLTASEMGYLKQENQINDYNAQNNLENSKKTVSVVISRTEPSTFWISIIHPLAKELDKYGVNLMYKYLPPRYYKGYTLPDDLSNGTVGGMLIMNVYDIKLLSMLNKLNIPKVFLDVVSDFPIDTITGDLIILEGKRAVKEITNDIIRKGRTEIGFIGDIHYALTNRERFEGFLSAMEENHLVVQEKYCMTGKIGIHTYYEEISDFLNNLDKLPQAFVCVSDYVANFLMQYLIEHGYDVPADIAISGYDGSTEYSVVSGKLTTVNVDTFLLGKRLAKQLLYRIENPESPMEVTHISSNIIWGKSTEF; encoded by the coding sequence ATGAAAAAAGTTACTATGCAAGACATAGCGGATATGCTTAATATATCACGGGTTACTGTATCAAAAGTGCTGAACAACCAATCCGGTGTTTCAAAAAAACTTCGTGATCAGGTATTGTTAACAGCAAGCGAAATGGGATACCTTAAACAAGAAAATCAAATAAATGATTATAATGCGCAAAACAATCTAGAAAATTCAAAAAAAACCGTTTCTGTGGTCATTTCCAGAACAGAGCCTTCCACATTTTGGATCAGTATTATCCATCCGCTTGCAAAGGAATTAGATAAATATGGTGTTAATTTAATGTATAAGTATCTTCCTCCACGCTATTACAAAGGATATACTTTGCCTGATGACTTAAGTAACGGAACAGTTGGTGGAATGCTAATCATGAATGTTTATGATATTAAACTTCTTTCCATGCTGAATAAATTAAACATCCCTAAGGTTTTTCTTGACGTAGTTTCCGATTTTCCAATTGATACGATTACTGGAGACTTAATTATATTAGAAGGGAAAAGGGCCGTTAAAGAGATAACAAATGACATTATAAGAAAAGGTAGGACTGAGATCGGTTTTATTGGAGATATTCATTACGCATTGACAAATAGGGAGCGATTTGAAGGTTTCTTATCTGCAATGGAAGAAAATCACCTAGTGGTACAAGAAAAATATTGTATGACTGGAAAAATTGGTATTCACACATATTATGAAGAGATTTCTGATTTTTTAAATAACCTTGATAAATTGCCCCAGGCATTTGTATGCGTTAGTGATTATGTTGCAAATTTTTTGATGCAATATTTGATAGAGCATGGATATGATGTCCCTGCGGATATCGCTATCTCTGGTTATGACGGTAGTACTGAATATTCTGTAGTATCCGGTAAACTGACTACAGTAAATGTGGACACCTTTCTTCTAGGAAAACGTCTTGCAAAGCAATTGCTATACCGAATTGAAAATCCAGAATCTCCTATGGAAGTAACTCATATCAGCTCAAATATCATTTGGGGTAAATCTACAGAATTTTAG